Part of the Caballeronia sp. SL2Y3 genome is shown below.
ACGCGCTACTACATCAACGACACGGGCACGGGCAACACGCTCAATCTCTCGCATCCGCGCGTCTTGCAGATGGTCACCGACAGCCTGCGCTACTGGGTGACGGAGATGAACGTCGACGGCTTCCGTTTCGATCTCGCGACCATTCTCGGCCGCGAGCCGTATGGCTTCGACGAAGGCGGCGGCTTCCTCGACAGTTGCCGCCAGGACCCGATTCTCTCGAGCGTCAAGCTGATCGCGGAACCGTGGGATTGCGGTCCGGGCGGCTATCAGGTCGGCGGCTTCCCGCCGGGCTGGGCCGAATGGAACGACCGCTATCGCGATACCGTGCGCGCGTTCTGGAAGGGCGACGAAGGCGAATCCGCCGAACTGGCGACGCGCATCACCGCTTCGGGCGACAAGTTCAACAAGCGCGGGCGCCGTCCGTGGGCGAGCGTGAACTTCATCACGGCGCACGACGGCTTCACGCTTAACGATCTCGTTTCCTACAACGACAAGCACAACGAGGCGAACGGCGAAGACAACAAGGACGGTCATTCGGACAACAAATCGTGGAACTGCGGCGTCGAAGGTCCGACCGACGACCCGGAGATCCGCGCGTTGCGCGAGCGGCAGAAGCGCAATCTGCTCGCGACGCTCCTGTTCTCGCAAGGCACGCCGATGGTTCTCGCGGGCGACGAGTTCGGCCGCACGCAGCAGGGCAATAACAACGCCTATTGTCAGGACAATGAGATCAGCTGGGTCGACTGGGAAGGCATCGACGACGACGGCCGCGCGCTGACCGAGTTCGTGCGCAAGCTGACGACGCTGCGTCATACGCTGCCGGTGCTGCGGCGCCAGCGCTTCCTGACGGGCGAAGTCCGTGAAGACCTGGAAGTGGCCGACGTGACTTGGCTCAGCCCGAGCGGCGACGCGCTCACGCCCGAGCAGTGGGACGACCCCGGCATGCGCTGCTTCGGCGTGGTGATCGACGGCCGCGCGCAGGCCACCGGCATCCGCAAGCCGGCATCGGACGCGACGCTTCTGTTGATCGTGAACGCGTACCACGATGTCGTCGATTTCACGCTGCCGGACATTCCTGGACCGGATCAGTGGAGCTGTCTGATCGACACCAACGCGCCTGTCCGCGAGGAACTGCCGCAGTTCGATTCGGGCGATGTCTATCAGGTCACGGGCCGGTCGCTGCTGCTTTTCGCGCTTCAGGCGCGCGGCGCGACGAGACGCGTATTCGAGCGGCTGGAGGAGGCGTTGACCGACGAAGTGCCGCCGGAGCAGGGCGACACGCCGTCCGCCAGTTGACGCATGTGCTCCCGCCGATCACGCGGGAGCTCACGCCGATTGGTTATCATGCGATCTTTGCATTCGCAAAAGGCGGCGCAGGCCGCCTTTTTTGTTTCCACGATGCCTCTTTCAAGCCCCCTCGCATGATCCTGCACACGTTCTGGCGCGTGGCGACGTGGGATCAGCTCGAACGCATCTGGGAATTCGTCGTCGGTTTCTTCAAGTTTCTGTGGGCGTTGCTGCGCTTTTTGGGCGGCGGCTGAAGCAAGCATAGAAAAGAATAAGGCCCCGCGAGCGGGGCCTTGCTTGCTTGTGGCTCGACGAAGCGCTTTAGGTGTCGCGCCAGTTGTCGTCGTTGCTGCCGAGATCGAGACCGCCTCCGCCGCCGCTGCCGCCGCCGTCATCCCAGTCGTTCGATCCGTTGCCGAAGTCCAGGCCGCCGCCGTTGTTATTGCCGAAGTCCAGCCCGCCATTGTCGTTGCCGGCGTCGCGGCGTTCGACCGGCACTTCGCGCTCGATCACGCGGTCGCGTCCGTGCGACATGGCTTCGCCGAGCAGCACGCCGGTCAACAGGCCGCCCATGCCGCCACCGAACCCGCCGCCGCCTTGCTGGATGATGACGGGCGGCTGCTGCCCTTGCGGCGGATACGGTCCCTGCTGCGGATACGGCGCCTGCGGACCGTATGGCTGCTGGCCGCGCCCGAAGCGGTCGGCTTCCTGCGCGAACGGCGACTGGCCTTGCGCACCGGCATTCGCCGCATTCGCCGCATTTGGATCCGGCCGGCCTTCGGCGCGCGCCTTCAGGCTCGCCACCTGGTTCTCGAGATCCTCGATGGCGTACGGCGGCACCGGATTCTTCGCGTTTGAGAGCGACTCCACCATCTCGCGCAACTGCGTTTCCGCGCTTTCGACGTCGCGCAGAAGCGCCTCATGACCGGGCGCGGTCGAGAGCCTCACGTCGAGCTTCAG
Proteins encoded:
- a CDS encoding tetratricopeptide repeat protein; translation: MKKTLTALALSMSLALSVASPLALAAVPTAQQVEQSMTQGDWQKADAQLSEVLGAHPKNAHAHYLYAQVLDREGRASDALSHLQQAKTLDPSLSFTDPSRFASTEARIRNDANRANATTNRASNGSVALNPFNPAQAAAPQKHGPSMSMWIGLAVLIAAIALVLRWGLRRARARDDGRSQDDRRAQLKRATELLNDVRTLKLDVRLSTAPGHEALLRDVESAETQLREMVESLSNAKNPVPPYAIEDLENQVASLKARAEGRPDPNAANAANAGAQGQSPFAQEADRFGRGQQPYGPQAPYPQQGPYPPQGQQPPVIIQQGGGGFGGGMGGLLTGVLLGEAMSHGRDRVIEREVPVERRDAGNDNGGLDFGNNNGGGLDFGNGSNDWDDGGGSGGGGGLDLGSNDDNWRDT
- the glgX gene encoding glycogen debranching protein GlgX: MPNQFRIAEGSPFPLGATWDGNGVNFALFSANATKVELCLFDEKGEQETQRIELPEYTDEVWHVYLHGLKPGAVYGYRVHGPYEPENGHRFNPNKLLLDPYAKAHVGEMKFDPALFGYTLNAEGDDLTFDERDSAPFMQKCQVIDQNFTWTHATRVRVPWEHTIFYETHVRGFTKRHPAIPENMRGTFEGLGQKEVVDYIKSLGVTSVELLPIHAFVNDSYLLDKGLTNYWGYNTIGFFAADPRYFSRGPGVVAEFKEMVDRLHEAGLEVILDVVYNHTAEGNERGPTLSFRGIDNASYYRLMPEQTRYYINDTGTGNTLNLSHPRVLQMVTDSLRYWVTEMNVDGFRFDLATILGREPYGFDEGGGFLDSCRQDPILSSVKLIAEPWDCGPGGYQVGGFPPGWAEWNDRYRDTVRAFWKGDEGESAELATRITASGDKFNKRGRRPWASVNFITAHDGFTLNDLVSYNDKHNEANGEDNKDGHSDNKSWNCGVEGPTDDPEIRALRERQKRNLLATLLFSQGTPMVLAGDEFGRTQQGNNNAYCQDNEISWVDWEGIDDDGRALTEFVRKLTTLRHTLPVLRRQRFLTGEVREDLEVADVTWLSPSGDALTPEQWDDPGMRCFGVVIDGRAQATGIRKPASDATLLLIVNAYHDVVDFTLPDIPGPDQWSCLIDTNAPVREELPQFDSGDVYQVTGRSLLLFALQARGATRRVFERLEEALTDEVPPEQGDTPSAS